A DNA window from Solirubrobacterales bacterium contains the following coding sequences:
- a CDS encoding DedA family protein produces the protein MTLPFLTTSSNQIGGIAGKLVDLMESIGGPGVAIAVASENLFPPIPSELILPLAGFTASQADANMTVVGAIIWATIGSLVGATVLYYLGYAIGRDRVRAIVLKMPLVKITDLDRTEAWYLKHQTKSVFFGRMIPIFRSLISIPAGVERMKFSLFLLYTAAGSLIWNTALIVAGYQLGSRWDEVQKYVGAFQKLVVVAVIVVLIWIGWYLYKNRERKPTDVAE, from the coding sequence ATGACACTCCCTTTTCTGACCACCTCGAGCAATCAGATCGGCGGGATCGCCGGCAAGCTGGTGGACCTGATGGAGAGCATCGGCGGCCCCGGTGTCGCGATCGCTGTCGCTTCCGAGAACCTCTTCCCGCCGATTCCCAGTGAGCTGATCCTTCCGCTCGCCGGATTTACGGCCAGCCAGGCCGACGCGAACATGACGGTCGTCGGCGCGATTATCTGGGCGACGATCGGCTCGCTCGTCGGCGCGACGGTCCTCTACTACCTCGGCTATGCGATCGGACGCGATCGGGTCCGCGCGATCGTTCTGAAGATGCCGCTGGTCAAGATCACCGACCTGGACCGCACCGAGGCCTGGTACCTCAAGCACCAGACCAAGTCAGTCTTCTTCGGGCGCATGATTCCGATCTTTCGCAGCCTGATCTCGATTCCGGCGGGCGTCGAGCGCATGAAGTTCTCGCTGTTTCTGCTCTACACGGCAGCCGGCAGCCTGATCTGGAACACCGCGCTGATCGTGGCCGGCTACCAGCTCGGCTCGCGCTGGGACGAGGTCCAGAAGTACGTCGGTGCGTTCCAGAAGCTTGTGGTGGTGGCTGTGATCGTGGTTCTGATCTGGATCGGTTGGTACCTCTACAAGAACCGCGAACGCAAGCCGACCGACGTCGCCGAGTGA
- a CDS encoding D-alanine--D-alanine ligase, producing MPEGEFKRVVLLAGGRSSEREVSLVSGEAVAKGLHGQGHDVVRVEIGRDGRWFQVVRFGPEEMPTGEPIAITPGEGLLGADVVFPVLHGPFGEDGVIQGTLDSLEVAYVGSGVAASAICIDKLLFKEVAAQAGIPQVRYAAILASDWNADERKHAALLEEAAALGFPSFVKPARLGSSVGISRVTDISELSSAIDGALKFDPRVIVEAGSAGDEIECSVLGNEVLEVSQPGKLEFDSDWYDFEAKYEAGGMRLVAPAPINESLEIEIASMAARVFKLVGCAGMARVDFFVEDPEGDAPRVLVNEINTIPGFTSTSVYAKLFEVSGLPYGELLDKLLEFAIARHREQRKFSF from the coding sequence ATGCCCGAAGGTGAATTCAAGCGCGTGGTGCTGCTGGCCGGCGGCCGCTCAAGTGAGCGTGAAGTGTCCCTGGTCTCGGGCGAGGCAGTCGCCAAGGGCCTCCACGGTCAGGGCCACGACGTCGTGCGAGTCGAGATCGGCCGCGACGGTCGATGGTTCCAGGTCGTGCGTTTTGGACCGGAAGAAATGCCGACCGGCGAGCCGATTGCGATCACACCGGGCGAGGGCCTGCTCGGAGCAGACGTGGTCTTCCCGGTTCTGCACGGACCGTTCGGCGAGGACGGCGTGATCCAGGGGACGCTCGACTCGCTCGAGGTCGCCTACGTTGGATCGGGCGTCGCGGCATCCGCGATCTGTATCGACAAGCTGCTCTTCAAGGAAGTCGCCGCCCAGGCGGGGATCCCGCAGGTTCGTTACGCCGCGATCCTGGCTTCTGATTGGAACGCCGACGAGCGCAAGCACGCGGCGCTACTCGAAGAGGCCGCGGCGCTCGGGTTTCCAAGCTTTGTCAAGCCGGCACGCCTTGGTTCGAGCGTCGGGATCTCTCGCGTGACGGATATTTCAGAGCTGTCGTCGGCGATCGACGGCGCGCTCAAGTTTGACCCGCGCGTAATCGTGGAGGCTGGCTCGGCCGGCGACGAGATCGAGTGTTCGGTGCTCGGCAACGAAGTGCTTGAGGTTTCACAACCCGGCAAGCTCGAGTTTGATTCCGACTGGTACGACTTCGAGGCCAAATACGAGGCTGGCGGCATGCGGCTCGTCGCGCCGGCACCGATCAATGAATCGCTCGAAATCGAGATCGCCTCAATGGCCGCGCGCGTCTTCAAGCTCGTCGGTTGCGCCGGGATGGCGCGCGTGGACTTCTTTGTGGAGGACCCCGAGGGCGACGCACCACGCGTGCTGGTCAACGAGATCAACACAATCCCCGGCTTCACCAGCACGAGCGTCTACGCGAAACTTTTCGAAGTCTCGGGCCTGCCTTACGGCGAGCTGCTCGACAAGCTGCTCGAGTTCGCGATTGCTCGCCACCGAGAGCAGCGCAAGTTCAGCTTCTAG
- a CDS encoding serine/threonine protein kinase: MSVLANGTLIDNRYTVRGRIGSGGMADVYLCDDQHLGRPVALKVMHERFAADQSFVMRFEREAQAAAGLQHKNVVNVFDRGKVGETYYIAMEYLPGRTLKDVVMAMGALDPKLAIHICLQILAAERFAHAKGIVHRDIKPQNVMIDDEWNVKVTDFGIAHNPVDGDLTQTGQMVGTAQYISPEQAQGKPVANTSDLYSTGVVLFEMLTGKVPFDGDASVAIALQHINQPPPRPTAVNPAVPPVLDAVVLKAMAKSPVERFANADEFSQALERARDNLGAPAGKTEMRAAVAATPVAAVDNRRRNWLIAAGIALAILLAALAYFFLVGNKEAVPNVVGRAAGDAQSRIAEAGFKSQVFSQTNKAPVGEVISQSPAGGEKAKKGSTIILNVSSGPGEVEMPDVGGLSESAATKQLEALGLTVKVTREFDPDIARGKATRTVPGVGEKAQKGSEVELYVSKGPEQIVVPDVVGQDVDAATKELEDAGFEVSTTEVSSSKPENEVTKQSPASGSKADDGSKIKLTVASGQNTVPDVTGLKESDATAQLQEAGFKVDSTSTDTNDDTEDGNVISQDPTEGSADVGSTVTIEVGKFVDDGTTP; encoded by the coding sequence ATGAGTGTGCTTGCAAACGGAACTTTGATCGACAACCGCTACACGGTGCGCGGCCGCATCGGCTCAGGCGGGATGGCGGATGTCTATTTGTGTGACGACCAGCACCTCGGCCGCCCCGTCGCGCTGAAGGTCATGCACGAGCGGTTCGCAGCTGATCAGTCCTTCGTCATGCGCTTCGAACGCGAGGCCCAGGCAGCAGCCGGCCTGCAGCACAAGAACGTCGTCAACGTCTTCGACCGCGGCAAGGTCGGCGAGACCTACTACATCGCCATGGAGTACCTGCCCGGCCGCACGCTTAAGGACGTGGTCATGGCGATGGGCGCGCTCGACCCCAAGCTTGCGATTCACATCTGCCTGCAGATCCTTGCGGCCGAGCGCTTCGCGCACGCCAAGGGGATTGTGCACCGCGACATCAAGCCGCAGAACGTGATGATCGACGACGAGTGGAATGTCAAGGTCACGGACTTCGGGATCGCACACAACCCAGTCGACGGCGACCTGACGCAGACCGGTCAGATGGTTGGCACCGCCCAATACATCTCGCCCGAGCAGGCGCAGGGCAAGCCCGTCGCCAATACCTCCGATCTCTACTCGACCGGCGTCGTGTTGTTCGAGATGCTGACCGGCAAAGTGCCGTTCGACGGCGACGCGTCTGTTGCGATCGCACTGCAGCACATCAACCAGCCGCCCCCGCGTCCGACGGCCGTCAACCCAGCTGTTCCGCCCGTGCTCGACGCAGTCGTGCTGAAGGCGATGGCCAAGTCTCCCGTCGAGCGCTTCGCGAACGCCGATGAGTTTTCCCAGGCGCTCGAACGTGCACGCGACAATCTCGGCGCGCCGGCGGGCAAGACCGAGATGCGCGCCGCCGTCGCAGCCACGCCGGTGGCGGCCGTGGACAACAGGCGTCGCAACTGGCTGATCGCGGCCGGTATCGCGCTGGCAATTCTGCTCGCGGCGCTCGCATACTTCTTTCTCGTAGGAAACAAAGAGGCCGTGCCGAATGTCGTCGGTCGCGCGGCCGGTGACGCGCAGTCCCGCATCGCCGAGGCTGGCTTCAAGAGCCAGGTCTTCTCACAGACCAACAAGGCGCCGGTCGGCGAAGTGATCAGCCAGAGCCCGGCAGGCGGCGAGAAGGCCAAGAAGGGCTCGACGATCATCCTCAACGTCAGCTCCGGGCCGGGTGAGGTCGAAATGCCTGATGTCGGGGGGCTCAGTGAAAGCGCCGCGACCAAACAATTGGAAGCGCTCGGCCTGACGGTCAAGGTGACCAGGGAATTCGATCCGGATATAGCCAGAGGCAAGGCCACGCGCACGGTGCCCGGAGTCGGCGAAAAGGCGCAGAAGGGCAGCGAGGTCGAGCTGTATGTGAGCAAGGGCCCCGAGCAGATCGTCGTGCCAGATGTCGTCGGCCAGGACGTCGATGCCGCAACCAAGGAACTCGAGGATGCCGGATTTGAAGTCTCGACGACCGAAGTCTCAAGCTCCAAGCCCGAGAACGAAGTCACAAAACAGTCGCCGGCGTCGGGCAGTAAGGCCGACGATGGCTCAAAGATCAAGCTCACGGTTGCCTCCGGTCAGAACACCGTTCCGGACGTGACCGGACTCAAGGAGTCCGACGCGACCGCCCAACTGCAAGAGGCCGGCTTCAAGGTCGACTCCACGTCTACAGACACGAACGACGACACCGAGGATGGCAACGTGATCTCGCAGGATCCGACCGAGGGCTCGGCCGACGTCGGCTCGACCGTGACGATCGAAGTTGGCAAGTTCGTGGACGACGGCACGACTCCGTAA
- a CDS encoding undecaprenyl-diphosphate phosphatase has protein sequence MTDKDAKLGLGEALAYGLLQGPTELLPVSSSGHLVLAPWVLGSDYVELDPELRKSFEVALHAGTAAALVIVLHEEVFEAVRDIDGRRIGMILSSMAPAAAAALGLEKIIEGKLSRPEIVVVGLIAGSAAMAWADGRSGARPRADADWRDGLALGLAQALALVPGVSRSGSTIVAARARGFDPLSASELSMHVALPVIAGATVLKGVRLKQNGLPASMRAPMALGILGAFFSSFASARLIASKNRGRGLMKYVIYRLALAAGVTWFTRRNPRK, from the coding sequence GTGACCGATAAGGACGCAAAGTTAGGCCTCGGCGAGGCCCTCGCGTACGGGCTGCTCCAAGGCCCGACAGAGCTGCTTCCGGTTTCCAGCTCCGGTCACCTTGTGCTCGCTCCGTGGGTGCTGGGCAGCGACTACGTGGAGCTCGACCCCGAGCTGCGCAAGTCGTTCGAAGTTGCGCTGCACGCCGGCACGGCGGCGGCGCTTGTGATCGTTCTGCACGAGGAAGTCTTTGAGGCCGTGCGCGACATCGACGGCCGGCGGATCGGGATGATTCTCAGCTCGATGGCGCCGGCCGCGGCGGCGGCGCTCGGCTTGGAGAAGATCATCGAAGGGAAGCTCAGCCGGCCGGAGATCGTTGTTGTTGGGCTGATCGCGGGATCTGCGGCGATGGCCTGGGCTGATGGTCGTTCAGGGGCTCGGCCGCGCGCGGATGCCGATTGGCGCGACGGGCTCGCGCTCGGCCTCGCTCAGGCGCTTGCACTGGTCCCCGGGGTTTCGCGTTCGGGCTCAACGATCGTCGCCGCGCGGGCGCGTGGATTTGATCCGCTGAGCGCAAGCGAGCTTTCCATGCATGTCGCGCTGCCGGTGATCGCCGGGGCGACTGTTTTGAAGGGCGTGCGACTGAAGCAGAACGGGCTTCCCGCCAGCATGCGCGCGCCGATGGCGCTGGGCATCCTCGGCGCGTTCTTCAGCTCATTCGCCAGCGCGCGCTTGATCGCATCCAAGAACCGCGGTCGCGGCTTGATGAAGTACGTGATCTATCGGCTGGCGCTCGCGGCAGGCGTCACGTGGTTCACTCGGCGCAATCCCCGCAAATAA
- a CDS encoding serine/threonine protein kinase, with protein sequence MAISPTHDGPDLIGEIVGGRYRIEEVVGAGGMATVYKAFDQTLERPVAVKVMRREVVREADQLERFRREARAAAKLSHAHIVTVIDAGEENSRPYIVFEYVPGETLKQRIKSEHPLPITEAVAYSIEIGSALVAAHAAGLVHRDVKPQNVLLDTHGHAKVADFGIARELEASDGLTKTGRVLGTTDYVSPEQAMGENVTGQSDVYSLGIVLYEMLTGDVPFKGENHVSVAMKHVKDQLPDIQVKRPEVSNALAAVVERMTEKEPVARYLTAASAVSDLEDVLAMESARAGGVTGEATIVFDALPKRSRRLAPSGVSHPTRTKVAWLVALLAAVGIVLLLISQLERGSAGIEPSAKSPSGTVIPFKSTGSFDPIATGGDDKEHDDETRNAIDGNPQTDWSTEQYTGGVFSKPGTGLWARTYKAATAATATVRTPDASLTVEIYGAKSLPTELSGWTKLGDASGDVNGKRISLQSKPDLRYYLAWITALPPASGGASQAHISEFVLRR encoded by the coding sequence ATGGCGATTTCTCCAACCCACGATGGCCCGGACTTGATCGGCGAGATCGTCGGCGGCCGCTACCGGATCGAAGAAGTCGTCGGCGCCGGCGGAATGGCGACGGTCTACAAGGCCTTCGACCAGACCCTTGAGCGCCCGGTCGCTGTGAAAGTCATGCGACGCGAGGTCGTCAGAGAGGCCGACCAGCTCGAGCGCTTTCGCCGTGAGGCGCGCGCCGCCGCCAAGCTCAGTCACGCTCACATCGTCACCGTGATCGACGCTGGCGAAGAGAACAGCCGCCCCTACATCGTCTTCGAGTACGTGCCCGGCGAGACGCTCAAGCAACGGATCAAAAGCGAGCACCCGCTCCCGATCACCGAGGCCGTCGCTTACTCGATCGAGATCGGTAGTGCGCTGGTCGCAGCGCATGCGGCCGGGCTGGTGCACCGCGACGTCAAGCCGCAGAACGTACTGCTCGACACCCACGGCCACGCCAAAGTCGCGGACTTCGGAATCGCCCGCGAGCTCGAGGCGAGCGACGGTTTGACCAAGACCGGCCGCGTGCTCGGCACGACTGACTACGTCTCTCCCGAACAGGCGATGGGCGAGAACGTCACTGGCCAGAGCGATGTGTACTCGCTCGGGATCGTGCTGTACGAAATGCTCACCGGCGACGTGCCGTTCAAGGGCGAAAACCACGTCTCCGTGGCGATGAAGCACGTCAAGGATCAGCTCCCTGACATCCAGGTCAAGCGCCCGGAAGTCTCCAACGCGCTCGCCGCGGTGGTCGAGAGGATGACCGAGAAAGAGCCCGTCGCTCGTTACCTGACCGCGGCCTCCGCCGTCTCAGACCTCGAAGACGTGCTGGCGATGGAGTCGGCGCGGGCCGGCGGTGTCACCGGGGAGGCAACGATTGTCTTTGACGCCCTCCCCAAGCGTTCGCGTCGCCTCGCGCCGAGCGGCGTGTCACACCCCACCCGCACCAAGGTCGCATGGCTCGTCGCGCTGCTCGCGGCCGTCGGGATCGTCCTGCTCTTGATCAGTCAGCTTGAGCGCGGCTCGGCCGGCATCGAGCCATCTGCCAAGTCGCCGTCTGGAACGGTGATTCCGTTCAAGTCAACCGGAAGCTTTGATCCCATCGCCACCGGCGGCGATGACAAGGAGCACGACGACGAAACGCGCAACGCGATCGACGGCAATCCCCAGACCGACTGGTCGACCGAGCAATATACGGGCGGGGTGTTCAGCAAACCGGGAACCGGCCTGTGGGCGAGGACCTACAAGGCCGCCACTGCTGCGACTGCCACGGTGCGAACCCCGGATGCTTCACTGACGGTCGAAATCTACGGCGCCAAGTCCCTGCCGACGGAGCTGTCGGGCTGGACCAAACTCGGAGACGCCAGCGGCGACGTGAACGGCAAGCGCATTTCTCTTCAGAGCAAACCGGACCTGCGGTACTACTTGGCGTGGATCACAGCGCTTCCGCCCGCCAGCGGCGGCGCCAGCCAGGCCCATATCTCTGAGTTTGTCCTCCGCCGCTGA
- a CDS encoding DsbA family protein yields MNSREEHEHAAKAARVRRISIIGGVLGLALIAVVVAVIVGQGGGEEADPGAAQEVNARFAGIPQTGITLGDPAAKATIVEYADLRCPFCKEFDEQLMPTIVNELIKTGKAKMMFRALTILDGASPSGRDSSNAANYAAATGLQNKMFQFLDLFYQNQGPESEDYATESFVKGLANQVGGLDANEAWANRNNPKVTNQNAEAAEVAAKNGVRGTPTVFVGSSEDTAEKVELTDLSDPQAIIDAVDALQ; encoded by the coding sequence GTGAATTCACGCGAGGAGCACGAGCACGCGGCGAAGGCCGCGCGCGTACGTCGCATTTCAATCATCGGCGGAGTTCTCGGACTCGCGTTGATCGCGGTCGTGGTCGCTGTGATCGTCGGTCAGGGCGGTGGCGAGGAAGCAGACCCCGGGGCAGCCCAAGAGGTGAACGCTCGCTTCGCCGGCATCCCGCAGACCGGCATCACCCTCGGTGATCCTGCAGCAAAGGCCACCATCGTCGAGTACGCCGACTTGCGTTGCCCCTTCTGCAAAGAGTTCGACGAGCAGTTGATGCCCACAATCGTGAATGAACTGATCAAGACCGGCAAGGCAAAGATGATGTTCCGGGCGCTCACGATCTTGGACGGGGCGAGCCCGAGCGGCAGGGATTCGTCCAACGCGGCCAACTACGCCGCAGCGACGGGCCTGCAGAACAAGATGTTTCAATTCCTCGACCTCTTCTACCAGAATCAGGGACCCGAGTCCGAGGACTACGCGACCGAGTCATTCGTGAAGGGTCTCGCGAACCAGGTCGGTGGTCTCGACGCAAACGAGGCTTGGGCCAACCGCAACAACCCGAAGGTCACCAATCAGAACGCCGAAGCCGCGGAGGTCGCGGCGAAGAACGGCGTCCGGGGTACGCCCACAGTGTTCGTTGGTTCCTCCGAGGACACTGCAGAGAAGGTCGAACTCACTGACCTCTCCGATCCGCAGGCGATCATCGACGCGGTCGATGCGCTGCAGTAG
- a CDS encoding phosphoribosylformylglycinamidine cyclo-ligase, which translates to MSAHEDAYAAAGVSTTNADSATSALVSILSTIDTGKPSLAQLRNGHYANVLKVGENLGIAIGTDGVGSKVIIAEQMGKFDTVGIDCMAMCVNDLICVGATPIALVDYIAVEHAEPEMLAGIATGLKVGAELAGVEIPGGELAQLPELIKGHPSPNGFDLVGAAFGTIALDEIISGDRIEPGDVIIGLPSSGIHSNGLTLARKALLDDAGYSLTDTPEELGGKSVGEELLIPTEIYVKPIMELLKSPVEVRGLAHLTSGGVLNLLRLNSDVGYVFESPLKPQPIFEMIQKAASVSDAEMAEVFNMGCGFCVVVPHEHADAADTLLRTHYSGAHVIGRVTDSAGQVGVTPLGLVGDKSGLRAN; encoded by the coding sequence GTGAGCGCTCATGAGGACGCATACGCCGCCGCAGGCGTCAGCACGACAAACGCAGATTCCGCGACCAGCGCCCTGGTCAGCATTCTCTCGACGATCGACACCGGCAAGCCCAGCCTCGCCCAGCTGCGAAACGGGCATTACGCCAATGTCCTGAAGGTCGGCGAAAACCTCGGCATTGCGATCGGCACCGACGGCGTCGGCAGCAAGGTGATCATCGCCGAGCAGATGGGCAAGTTCGACACTGTCGGGATCGACTGCATGGCAATGTGCGTCAACGACCTGATCTGCGTCGGGGCCACGCCGATCGCACTGGTGGACTACATCGCCGTCGAGCACGCAGAGCCGGAGATGCTCGCGGGTATCGCAACAGGCTTGAAGGTCGGTGCAGAACTCGCAGGTGTTGAGATCCCCGGCGGCGAGCTCGCGCAGCTTCCCGAGTTGATCAAGGGTCACCCGAGCCCGAACGGGTTTGACCTCGTCGGCGCAGCCTTCGGCACAATCGCCCTCGATGAGATCATCAGTGGCGATCGCATAGAGCCCGGAGACGTGATCATCGGACTGCCCAGCTCGGGCATCCACAGCAACGGCCTCACGCTCGCGCGCAAGGCGCTGCTCGATGACGCCGGCTACTCGCTCACCGACACCCCCGAAGAACTCGGCGGCAAGTCAGTCGGCGAAGAGCTGCTCATCCCGACCGAGATTTACGTCAAACCGATCATGGAGTTGCTGAAGTCGCCGGTCGAGGTCCGCGGCCTCGCGCACCTGACCAGCGGCGGCGTGCTCAACCTCCTGCGCCTGAACAGCGACGTTGGCTACGTATTCGAGAGTCCGCTGAAGCCCCAGCCGATATTCGAGATGATCCAGAAGGCAGCGAGCGTTTCCGACGCCGAGATGGCCGAAGTCTTCAACATGGGCTGCGGCTTCTGCGTCGTCGTCCCGCACGAGCACGCCGACGCAGCAGACACGCTGCTTCGCACGCACTACAGCGGCGCCCACGTGATCGGTCGCGTGACCGACAGCGCTGGTCAGGTTGGCGTCACGCCGCTCGGGCTCGTCGGTGACAAGTCGGGCCTGCGCGCAAACTGA
- a CDS encoding DUF354 domain-containing protein — protein MKVWVDLTNSPHVLVLRPVIEALRADGHKVEVTARDFAQTLALLDRYGMPHAAIGHHRGGHAASKAIGLFSRSAALLRWSRGKDFDLAIGHGSNDITVAAKFRRIPAVTMFDYEWAKVQHAINCRFTARTIVPDVIPEERLYSYGAKGKIFGYPGLKEEYYLSDFEPDESVLDELGLDRSKKLVLLRTPPDVSLYHRLENDLFPRLIEVLAADESVQVVALPRTPEQREELVKAAHSNIVIPEGAVDGPSLVALVDAVIGAGGTMNREAVALGTPVWTTFAGRLGAVDEELLADGRLNRLEDLDGLEIVKRSGAGSDRIRRDPKFLADLTLGAAR, from the coding sequence ATGAAGGTCTGGGTTGACCTGACCAACTCGCCGCACGTGCTCGTGCTGCGACCGGTCATTGAAGCCCTGCGCGCCGACGGCCACAAGGTTGAGGTGACCGCGCGCGATTTTGCCCAGACGCTCGCGCTGCTCGATCGGTACGGAATGCCGCACGCGGCGATTGGCCATCACCGCGGTGGGCACGCAGCCAGCAAGGCCATTGGTTTGTTCTCGCGCTCGGCCGCGCTGCTTCGCTGGTCACGCGGAAAAGACTTCGATCTTGCGATCGGACATGGCTCGAACGACATCACGGTCGCAGCGAAGTTCCGCAGGATCCCGGCGGTGACGATGTTCGACTACGAATGGGCGAAGGTCCAGCACGCGATCAACTGCCGCTTCACGGCGCGGACGATCGTCCCGGACGTGATCCCCGAGGAGCGGCTCTATTCGTACGGCGCCAAGGGCAAGATCTTTGGCTATCCCGGTTTGAAGGAGGAGTACTACCTCTCGGACTTCGAGCCCGATGAGTCGGTGCTTGACGAGCTGGGGCTTGATCGGTCGAAGAAGCTCGTGCTGCTGCGCACGCCGCCGGATGTTTCGTTGTACCACCGGCTTGAGAACGATCTCTTTCCGCGGCTGATCGAGGTGTTGGCTGCGGATGAGTCGGTGCAGGTTGTCGCGCTTCCGCGTACGCCCGAGCAGCGCGAGGAGTTGGTCAAGGCCGCGCACTCGAACATTGTGATTCCTGAAGGGGCCGTGGACGGGCCTTCGTTGGTTGCGCTGGTCGATGCAGTCATCGGCGCGGGGGGCACGATGAACCGGGAGGCCGTCGCGCTCGGCACGCCGGTTTGGACCACGTTCGCCGGTCGCCTCGGCGCGGTTGATGAAGAGCTCCTCGCCGACGGCCGTTTGAATCGACTGGAAGATCTGGACGGACTCGAAATCGTCAAGCGCTCTGGTGCCGGCAGCGACCGCATCCGCCGCGACCCGAAGTTCCTGGCCGATCTCACCCTCGGCGCTGCTCGCTGA
- a CDS encoding DegT/DnrJ/EryC1/StrS family aminotransferase — MIPLFDTSTQLGPLRPQIDDAIKRVLDSGRYILGPEVSAFEDEFAEYVGADHAIGVGNGTDALSIALLAAGVEAGDDVVVPSFTFYASAEAALTIGANVIYCDVDPDTLNLTAETVAAALTPNTTAVIAVHLFGLPAPVDQLRPLADEHDFKIIEDAAQAVGATLGSERAGSLGDVATFSFFPSKNLGAFGDAGIITTNDPQVNETARLLRHHGTTNKQRHTLVGYNSRLDAIQAALLRVLLPHIDLWNRGRQKAAAAYAEAGVARFARPQLVPAGAVSVHHLYVVQHDDPDDLAEALAEHGVEARGYYRTPIHRQPATEQAIDLPATDLAAARNLALPMSPSLREDQVHAVVSALEKAHG, encoded by the coding sequence GTGATCCCACTCTTTGACACCAGCACGCAGCTCGGGCCGCTGCGCCCGCAGATCGATGACGCGATCAAGCGCGTGCTTGACAGCGGTCGCTACATCCTTGGTCCAGAGGTCTCCGCCTTCGAAGATGAGTTCGCCGAGTACGTCGGCGCCGACCACGCGATCGGAGTCGGCAACGGGACCGACGCGCTCAGCATCGCTCTGCTAGCGGCAGGCGTTGAGGCCGGCGATGACGTTGTCGTTCCTTCCTTCACCTTCTACGCCAGCGCCGAGGCGGCACTGACGATTGGCGCGAACGTCATCTACTGCGACGTCGACCCGGACACGCTCAACCTCACGGCCGAGACCGTCGCCGCTGCGCTGACGCCGAACACCACGGCCGTCATTGCCGTCCATCTGTTCGGACTGCCCGCGCCTGTTGACCAGCTGCGGCCGCTCGCCGACGAGCACGACTTCAAGATCATCGAGGACGCGGCTCAGGCCGTCGGCGCGACGCTGGGCAGCGAGCGCGCAGGTTCGCTCGGCGACGTCGCGACGTTCAGCTTCTTCCCGTCGAAGAATCTCGGAGCCTTCGGCGACGCGGGAATCATCACGACCAACGATCCGCAGGTCAACGAGACCGCCCGGCTGCTGCGCCACCACGGCACGACCAACAAACAGCGGCACACGCTCGTCGGCTACAACTCGCGACTCGATGCGATCCAGGCCGCGCTGCTGCGAGTGCTGCTCCCGCACATCGATCTCTGGAATCGCGGCCGACAGAAGGCCGCTGCCGCTTACGCCGAGGCTGGCGTTGCCAGATTTGCGCGGCCGCAGCTCGTGCCGGCCGGGGCAGTGTCGGTCCACCACCTCTATGTCGTGCAACACGACGATCCAGATGATTTGGCCGAGGCGCTTGCTGAGCACGGGGTGGAGGCACGCGGCTACTACCGCACGCCGATCCACCGCCAGCCGGCGACCGAGCAAGCGATCGACCTGCCCGCGACCGATCTGGCCGCCGCACGCAACCTCGCGCTACCGATGAGCCCCTCGCTGCGCGAGGATCAGGTCCACGCAGTTGTTTCTGCGCTGGAAAAAGCGCACGGGTAG
- a CDS encoding vitamin K epoxide reductase family protein, whose amino-acid sequence MIAVLGFTGLGIATYLTYVHYADLEPVCSTGGCERVQHSEWSKFVGIPVPLLGLVGWIGILASLLIPGDIGRATTALLTLFGFGFSLYLTYLELFTIKAICQWCVANAVVMTIAAVVAVIRLWRYQPLAPVALEDSAPEEKSEL is encoded by the coding sequence GTGATCGCAGTATTGGGCTTCACCGGCCTGGGTATCGCGACGTACTTGACCTACGTGCACTACGCGGACCTTGAGCCGGTTTGTTCAACGGGCGGTTGTGAGCGCGTCCAGCACTCCGAATGGTCGAAGTTCGTCGGTATACCCGTTCCGCTGCTCGGCCTGGTCGGTTGGATTGGAATCCTCGCCAGCCTGCTGATTCCCGGTGACATAGGGCGCGCCACCACGGCGCTGCTGACGCTCTTCGGCTTCGGCTTCTCGCTCTACCTGACCTACCTCGAGCTCTTCACGATCAAGGCGATCTGTCAGTGGTGCGTCGCCAACGCAGTGGTCATGACGATCGCCGCCGTGGTCGCAGTAATACGACTCTGGCGGTACCAGCCTCTCGCGCCGGTAGCGCTTGAGGACTCAGCGCCCGAAGAAAAATCCGAGCTCTAG